Proteins encoded together in one Miscanthus floridulus cultivar M001 chromosome 16, ASM1932011v1, whole genome shotgun sequence window:
- the LOC136513190 gene encoding GDSL esterase/lipase At1g28580-like, with protein sequence MASRRKGLPPACLPVLVLVVCLAAAAVSGEPLPQFYDAIFSFGDSFSDTGNFVIINSGKLPNMPKFPPPYARCSNGRLVIDFLAEAFGLPLLPPSANKGTNFSQGANFAVMGATALELQYFKDNNVWSIPPFNTSMNVQLEWFQEVKQTICPSDPSACRALFGRSLFVFGEFGGNDYSFAWKADWSLEKVKTTLVPAVVASLVSGVERLLDEGARHVVVPGNLPAGCIPITLTMYPSEDRSEYDPRTGCLKKYNSVALYHNAMLRIALDRLQRRRPESRIVYADYYTPYIQFARTPRLYGYKRGALRACCGGGGPYNYNMSASCGLPGATTCEDPDAHVSWDGIHLTEAPYRFIANTWVKGPYAHPPLATVVLEDMVD encoded by the exons ATGGCGTCGAGGAGGAAGGGGCTACCGCCGGCGTGCCTGCCGGTGCTGGTGCTCGTCGTGTGCCTGGCAGCCGCCGCGGTGTCGGGCGAACCGCTGCCGCAGTTCTACGATGCCATCTTCAGCTTCGGCGACTCCTTCTCCGACACGGGCAACTTCGTCATCATCAACTCCGGCAAGCTGCCCAACATGCCCAAGTTCCCGCCGCCGTACGCCAGGTGCTCCAACGGCCGCCTCGTCATCGATTTCCTGG CCGAGGCGTTCGGCCTGCCTCTCCTCCCTCCGTCGGCCAACAAGGGCACCAACTTCAGCCAGGGCGCCAACTTCGCGGTGATGGGCGCGACGGCGCTGGAGCTGCAGTACTTCAAGGACAACAACGTGTGGAGCATCCCGCCCTTCAACACCTCCATGAACGTGCAGCTGGAGTGGTTCCAGGAGGTGAAGCAGACCATCTGCCCGTCGGACCCGTCCGCCTGCCGCGCCCTGTTCGGGAGGTCCCTGTTCGTGTTCGGCGAGTTCGGCGGGAACGACTACAGCTTCGCGTGGAAGGCGGACTGGTCCCTGGAGAAAGTGAAGACGACGCTGGTGCCCGCCGTGGTGGCCTCCCTGGTGAGCGGCGTCGAGCGGCTCCTGGACGAAGGAGCACGCCACGTGGTGGTGCCGGGCAACCTCCCCGCCGGGTGCATCCCCATCACGCTCACCATGTACCCGTCCGAGGACAGGTCCGAGTACGACCCGCGGACGGGGTGTCTGAAGAAGTACAACAGCGTGGCGCTCTACCATAACGCCATGCTCCGCATCGCCCTCGACCGCCTCCAGCGCCGGCGGCCGGAGTCCCGCATCGTCTACGCCGACTACTACACGCCTTACATCCAGTTCGCGCGCACGCCGCGCCTCTACG GCTACAAGCGCGGCGCTCTGCGGgcgtgctgcggcggcggcgggccgtACAACTACAACATGAGCGCGTCGTGCGGGCTCCCCGGCGCCACCACCTGCGAGGACCCCGACGCGCACGTCAGCTGGGACGGCATCCACCTCACGGAGGCGCCCTACCGCTTCATCGCCAACACCTGGGTCAAGGGGCCCTACGCGCACCCGCCGCTCGCCACCGTCGTCCTCGAGGACATGGTCGACTGA